In Puntigrus tetrazona isolate hp1 chromosome 7, ASM1883169v1, whole genome shotgun sequence, the following are encoded in one genomic region:
- the mfap3l gene encoding microfibrillar-associated protein 3-like, with translation MTSHPEGCYRKPDKMSKANGYVIVYLVSAISFCAAEALNVSAVDGNGTEADGGGSVPLVLTKVSQIIAREGNCALIDCNVTGDPFPSIQWFNSHGHLLDTKQSDGKWWTLDNGVLNITSITFADRGKYTCVASNAHGKANCTVTLRVVFTNGDMGVYYMVVCLVTFTIIMILNITRLCMMSSHLKKTEKAINEFFRTEGAEKLQKAFEIAKRIPIITSAKTLELAKVTQFKTMEFARYIEELARSIPLPPLIMNCRTFMEEILEVVGVEEMRHTFVRQAPESHAGDAAGTSDDVFTILRERERARERERSDSPAADSDDASLHEQPQHIAIQVSVHPPLAAAGCCNIEAPPLSKTASSPPPLAQLPLEAESEESENKEESVQGGGATQKTQVIYESHV, from the exons ATGACGTCTCATCCCGAGGGTTGTTACAGAAAGCCAGACAAAATGAGCAAGGCAAACGGATACGTGATCGTTTATTTGGTGTCCGCCATTAGTTTCTGCGCCGCAGAGGCTTTGAACGTCTCGGCGGTGGATGGAAACGGGACGGAGGCAGACGGAGGCGGCTCGGTTCCCCTGGTGCTCACCAAAGTAAGCCAGATCATCGCCCGCGAGGGGAACTGTGCTTTAATCGACTGTAATGTCACCGGCGACCCCTTTCCAAGCATCCAGTGGTTCAACTCGCACGGACACCTGCTAGACACCAAGCAAAGTG ATGGTAAATGGTGGACTCTGGATAACGGCGTCCTAAACATCACCAGCATCACGTTCGCGGACCGCGGCAAATACACCTGCGTGGCCTCCAACGCTCACGGCAAGGCCAACTGCACAGTGACGCTGCGCGTCGTCTTCACCAACGGAGATATGGGTGTGTACTACATGGTGGTGTGTCTGGTGACCTTCACCATCATCATGATTCTGAACATCACGCGCCTGTGCATGATGAGCAGCCATCTGAAGAAAACCGAGAAGGCCATCAACGAGTTCTTCCGCACAGAAGGCGCCGAAAAGCTCCAGAAGGCCTTTGAGATCGCCAAGAGAATTCCTATCATCACCTCGGCGAAAACGCTGGAGCTGGCGAAGGTCACGCAGTTCAAGACCATGGAGTTCGCGCGCTACATCGAGGAGTTGGCGCGTAGCATACCGCTCCCGCCGCTCATCATGAACTGCCGCACCTTCATGGAGGAGATCCTCGAGGTGGTCGGCGTGGAGGAAATGAGACACACTTTTGTCCGACAGGCCCCCGAGAGTCACGCCGGGGACGCCGCCGGCACGTCCGACGACGTTTTCACCATCTTGCGCGAAAGGGAGCGGGCGAGGGAGAGGGAGCGCAGCGATTCTCCCGCCGCGGACTCGGACGACGCGTCGCTTCACGAGCAGCCTCAACACATAGCCATTCAGGTCTCGGTTCATCCGCCGCTAGCCGCTGCGGGATGCTGCAACATAGAAGCTCCTCCTCTCTCCAAAACGGCCTCCTCTCCGCCCCCATTGGCTCAGCTGCCTCTGGAGGCGGAGTCTGAGGAGAGCGAAAACAAGGAGGAATCGGTGCAAGGGGGTGGTGCTACACAGAAAACCCAAGTCATCTACGAAAGCCATGTGTGA
- the aadat gene encoding LOW QUALITY PROTEIN: kynurenine/alpha-aminoadipate aminotransferase, mitochondrial (The sequence of the model RefSeq protein was modified relative to this genomic sequence to represent the inferred CDS: inserted 2 bases in 1 codon), with the protein MNYARFLTAVSAARKPSPIRLLTELQQRSPPSLISLAGGAPNPDTFPFLAACVQVKGGDAVVLDEPLMKRALQYSGSYGVPELLSWMKDLQKSLHSPPTAGYSPERGQMEMCVTTGSQEGLCKIFEMLVGSGDNVLLDAPTYSGTLAALQPLGCNIINVASDHHGIIPAHLRTLLGXWGQPVRTHKPATGAPKVLYTIPNGGNPTGASMTAERKQEVYELARKYDLLIIEDDPYYFLQFQKPWAPTFLSLDVDGRVLRTDSFSKILSSGLRMGFVTGPKPLVDRVVLHIQASTMHTSSFTQLMVSQLLHSWGPEGFLKHIDGVIKFYRSQRNAMLSSAEKWLKDVAEWHPPMAGMFLWIKLKGVEDTQQLIMEKALEKEVLLVPGGVFNINSSDPCPYVRAAFSLSTPQQIDEAFRRLADLIKDAV; encoded by the exons ATGAACTACGCCCGCTTCCTGACGGCTGTGAGCGCGGCGAGGAAGCCGTCTCCTATCCGCTTGCTGA CGGAGCTCCAGCAGCGCTCTCCCCCGTCTCTGATCTCTCTGGCCGGAGGAGCGCCGAATCCCGACACCTTCCCGTTCCTGGCGGCCTGCGTTCAAGTGAAGGGAGGAGACGCCGTGGTGCTGGACGAGCCGCTGATGAAGAGAGCGCTGCAGTACTCCGGCTCTTACGG TGTTCCTGAGCTGCTCTCGTGGATGAAGGACCTTCAGAAGAGCCTCCACAGTCCTCCCACCGCCGGATACAGTCCAGAGAGGGGACAGATGGAGATGTGTGTCACCACCGGCAGTCAGGAGGGGCTCTGCAAA ATATTTGAGATGCTGGTCGGCTCCGGAGATAACGTGCTCCTCGACGCTCCCACTTACTCAGGAACACTGGCCGCC CTGCAGCCTCTGGGCTGTAACATCATTAACGTGGCGAGTGATCATCACGGCATCATCCCTGCGCACCTGAGGACGCTCCTGGG CTGGGGACAGCCAGTGCGAACGCACAAACCAGCGACCGGGGCCCCAAAAGTCCTCTACACCATCCCCAACGGGGGCAACCCCACCGGAGCCTCCATGACCGCCGAGAGGAAACAGGAAGTCTACGAG CTTGCCAGGAAATATGATTTGCTCATCATCGAGGACGACCCATATTATTTCTTACAGTTCCAGAAA CCGTGGGCTCCCACCTTTCTGTCCCTGGATGTAGACGGACGAGTCCTGAGGACAGATTCCTTCTCTAAGATCCTGTCTtctgg gttAAGGATGGGGTTTGTCACCGGACCGAAGCCGCTGGTGGACCGTGTGGTGCTGCACATCCAGGCCTCTACGATGCACACCAGCTCCTTCACTCAG CTCATGGTGTCTCAGCTGCTTCACAGCTGGGGTCCAGAAGGTTTTCTCAAGCACATCGACGG GGTGATCAAGTTTTACAGATCTCAACGAAACGCCATGCTCTCCTCGGCAGAGAAATGGCTCAAAG ATGTAGCTGAATGGCATCCTCCCATGGCCGGCATGTTCCTGTGGATTAAACTCAAGGGCGTCGAAGACACGCAGCAGCTGATAATGGAGAAGGCGTTGGAGAAAGAG gttctTCTGGTGCCTGGAGGAGTGTTCAACATCAACAGCTCAGATCCGTGTCCGTATGTTAGAGCCgccttttctctctccacacCTCAACAGATCGACGAG GCTTTCAGGAGACTGGCCGATCTCATTAAGGACGCCGTGTGA